Proteins from a genomic interval of Thunnus maccoyii chromosome 1, fThuMac1.1, whole genome shotgun sequence:
- the irx3a gene encoding iroquois-class homeodomain protein IRX-3a isoform X2 produces MSFPQLGYQYIRPIYPPERQGIASNARAGTELSPSGALSNVLSTMYGSPFAAAAQGYGAFLPYSNDISIFNQLGAQYELKDSPGVQHPGFAHHHPAFYPYGQYQFGDPSRPKNATRESTSTLKAWLSEHRKNPYPTKGEKIMLAIITKMTLTQVSTWFANARRRLKKENKMTWAPRNRTDEEGNVYPSDHEGEEGDKREDEEEIDLENIDTENIENKDDLDDQDDLHSDIKLDGRSDSEISDGYEDLQGPDQRFLKAVGKEGKDVERGGEHFHSHHLHHHHSSLEIKTSQPNGEQLKLNPVSVNSPPSENNPAPAQKPKIWSLAETATAPDNPRKSPQMNGSNSAGPAAQTIITPHRLISSCPVGKIQNWTNRAFSAHQLALLNSNHYLGLANQATATSLALYSSRQTEDKSHSSETPVTDLRTN; encoded by the exons ATGTCTTTCCCTCAGCTGGGATATCAGTACATCCGACCGATATACCCACCGGAGCGCCAGGGGATCGCCAGCAATGCCCGGGCCGGGACAGAGCTCAGTCCGTCCGGCGCACTCTCCAACGTCCTCTCCACTATGTATGGATCTCCTTTCGCCGCAGCAGCGCAAGGCTATGGAGCGTTTCTCCCCTACTCAAACGATATATCAATTTTCAATCAATTG GGGGCTCAGTATGAACTGAAAGACAGTCCCGGTGTCCAGCACCCAGGGTTTGCCCACCATCACCCTGCTTTTTATCCATATGGCCAATATCAGTTCGGTGACCCGTCCAGACCCAAAAACGCCACCAGGGAGAGCACCAGCACCCTGAAGGCCTGGCTCAGTGAACACCGCAAGAACCCCTACCCTACCAAGGGCGAGAAGATCATGCTGGCCATCATCACCAAAATGACTCTCACCCAGGTGTCCACCTGGTTCGCCAACGCCAGGAGGAGGCTAAAGAAGGAGAACAAGATGACCTGGGCCCCCCGGAACCGCACCGACGAAGAGGGAAATGTTTACCCCAGCGATCacgagggggaggagggggacaagagggaggacgaggaggagatCGACTTGGAGAACATCGACACGGAAAATATCGAGAACAAGGACGACTTGGACGACCAGGACGACCTGCATTCAGATATAAAACTAGACGGGAGGAGTGACTCTGAGATTTCTGACGGCTATGAGGATTTACAAGGGCCCGACCAGAGGTTTCTAAAGGCTGTGGGGAAAGAGGGTAAAGACgtggagagagggggagagcaCTTCCACAGTCACCACCTCCACCATCACCACTCTTCTTTGGAAATCAAAACGTCCCAGCCAAACGGGGAACAGCTCAAACTGAACCCGGTGTCCGTTAACTCACCGCCCTCAGAAAACAACCCAGCCCCAGCCCAAAAGCCAAAGATTTGGTCTTTGGCAGAGACAGCCACGGCCCCTGACAATCCGCGCAAATCGCCACAAATGAACGGCAGCAACTCCGCAGGGCCGGCCGCCCAAACCATAATAACCCCTCACAGACTCATCTCTTCTTGTCCCGTTGGGAAAATCCAGAACTGGACGAACCGAGCCTTCTCGGCGCATCAGCTGGCTTTACTGAACTCTAATCATTATCTGGGACTGGCAAACCAGGCCACTGCCACCAGCCTGGCCCTCTACAGCAGCAGGCAAACGGAGGACAAGAGTCATAGTTCAGAGACTCCAGTCACAG ACCTCAGAACCAACTAG
- the irx3a gene encoding iroquois-class homeodomain protein IRX-3a isoform X1, translated as MSFPQLGYQYIRPIYPPERQGIASNARAGTELSPSGALSNVLSTMYGSPFAAAAQGYGAFLPYSNDISIFNQLGAQYELKDSPGVQHPGFAHHHPAFYPYGQYQFGDPSRPKNATRESTSTLKAWLSEHRKNPYPTKGEKIMLAIITKMTLTQVSTWFANARRRLKKENKMTWAPRNRTDEEGNVYPSDHEGEEGDKREDEEEIDLENIDTENIENKDDLDDQDDLHSDIKLDGRSDSEISDGYEDLQGPDQRFLKAVGKEGKDVERGGEHFHSHHLHHHHSSLEIKTSQPNGEQLKLNPVSVNSPPSENNPAPAQKPKIWSLAETATAPDNPRKSPQMNGSNSAGPAAQTIITPHRLISSCPVGKIQNWTNRAFSAHQLALLNSNHYLGLANQATATSLALYSSRQTEDKSHSSETPVTGTCPRH; from the exons ATGTCTTTCCCTCAGCTGGGATATCAGTACATCCGACCGATATACCCACCGGAGCGCCAGGGGATCGCCAGCAATGCCCGGGCCGGGACAGAGCTCAGTCCGTCCGGCGCACTCTCCAACGTCCTCTCCACTATGTATGGATCTCCTTTCGCCGCAGCAGCGCAAGGCTATGGAGCGTTTCTCCCCTACTCAAACGATATATCAATTTTCAATCAATTG GGGGCTCAGTATGAACTGAAAGACAGTCCCGGTGTCCAGCACCCAGGGTTTGCCCACCATCACCCTGCTTTTTATCCATATGGCCAATATCAGTTCGGTGACCCGTCCAGACCCAAAAACGCCACCAGGGAGAGCACCAGCACCCTGAAGGCCTGGCTCAGTGAACACCGCAAGAACCCCTACCCTACCAAGGGCGAGAAGATCATGCTGGCCATCATCACCAAAATGACTCTCACCCAGGTGTCCACCTGGTTCGCCAACGCCAGGAGGAGGCTAAAGAAGGAGAACAAGATGACCTGGGCCCCCCGGAACCGCACCGACGAAGAGGGAAATGTTTACCCCAGCGATCacgagggggaggagggggacaagagggaggacgaggaggagatCGACTTGGAGAACATCGACACGGAAAATATCGAGAACAAGGACGACTTGGACGACCAGGACGACCTGCATTCAGATATAAAACTAGACGGGAGGAGTGACTCTGAGATTTCTGACGGCTATGAGGATTTACAAGGGCCCGACCAGAGGTTTCTAAAGGCTGTGGGGAAAGAGGGTAAAGACgtggagagagggggagagcaCTTCCACAGTCACCACCTCCACCATCACCACTCTTCTTTGGAAATCAAAACGTCCCAGCCAAACGGGGAACAGCTCAAACTGAACCCGGTGTCCGTTAACTCACCGCCCTCAGAAAACAACCCAGCCCCAGCCCAAAAGCCAAAGATTTGGTCTTTGGCAGAGACAGCCACGGCCCCTGACAATCCGCGCAAATCGCCACAAATGAACGGCAGCAACTCCGCAGGGCCGGCCGCCCAAACCATAATAACCCCTCACAGACTCATCTCTTCTTGTCCCGTTGGGAAAATCCAGAACTGGACGAACCGAGCCTTCTCGGCGCATCAGCTGGCTTTACTGAACTCTAATCATTATCTGGGACTGGCAAACCAGGCCACTGCCACCAGCCTGGCCCTCTACAGCAGCAGGCAAACGGAGGACAAGAGTCATAGTTCAGAGACTCCAGTCACAGGTACATGTCCCCGACACTGA